In a genomic window of Ipomoea triloba cultivar NCNSP0323 chromosome 3, ASM357664v1:
- the LOC116013535 gene encoding vacuolar protein sorting-associated protein 60.1-like isoform X1 has product MMRVFGVKKDKQASIQDTSDRINKRGETVDEKIKKLDTELARCREQIKKTRPGPAQEVIKARAMRILKQKRVYEGQRDMLYNQTCSLDQVAFASQETKDAKKNHSMGHNSRLVSRSLFGTCCLPP; this is encoded by the exons ATGATGAGAGTTTTCGGTGTTAAGAAAGACAAACAAGCTTCAATTCAAGACACTTCCGATCGG ATCAATAAAAGAGGTGAGACGGTGGatgagaaaataaagaagctGGATACTGAACTTGCAAGGTGCAGAGAACAGATAAAGAAGACCCGTCCGGGTCCTGCACAAGAGGTTATCAAGGCTCGAGCAATGAGGATTCTCAAGCAAAAGAGGGT GTATGAAGGTCAACGTGATATGCTGTACAATCAGACATGCAGCCTAGACCAAGTTGCATTTGCTTCCCAGGAGACCAAAGAtgctaaaaaaaat cacTCCATGGGGCATAACTCACGGCTTGTCAGCCGAAGCTTGTTTGGAACCTGCTGCCTACCCCCATAG
- the LOC116013535 gene encoding vacuolar protein sorting-associated protein 60.1-like isoform X2, giving the protein MMRVFGVKKDKQASIQDTSDRINKRGETVDEKIKKLDTELARCREQIKKTRPGPAQEVIKARAMRILKQKRVYEGQRDMLYNQTCSLDQVAFASQETKDAKKNVRDFVFT; this is encoded by the exons ATGATGAGAGTTTTCGGTGTTAAGAAAGACAAACAAGCTTCAATTCAAGACACTTCCGATCGG ATCAATAAAAGAGGTGAGACGGTGGatgagaaaataaagaagctGGATACTGAACTTGCAAGGTGCAGAGAACAGATAAAGAAGACCCGTCCGGGTCCTGCACAAGAGGTTATCAAGGCTCGAGCAATGAGGATTCTCAAGCAAAAGAGGGT GTATGAAGGTCAACGTGATATGCTGTACAATCAGACATGCAGCCTAGACCAAGTTGCATTTGCTTCCCAGGAGACCAAAGAtgctaaaaaaaat GTGAGGGATTTCGTATTTACTTGA